From the genome of Streptacidiphilus rugosus AM-16, one region includes:
- a CDS encoding SPW_0924 family protein: MRVLMAAVAGAVLAVLLALVAVPLASQNGPTSAKPLLTSAPAHP; the protein is encoded by the coding sequence GTGCGTGTGCTGATGGCGGCGGTCGCGGGAGCCGTGCTGGCCGTCCTGCTCGCCCTGGTCGCCGTGCCGCTGGCGAGCCAGAACGGCCCGACCTCGGCCAAGCCGCTGCTGACCAGCGCCCCGGCTCATCCGTAG